In Oncorhynchus kisutch isolate 150728-3 linkage group LG11, Okis_V2, whole genome shotgun sequence, the genomic stretch GAAACATGGAGTCTGGAGGGTTCCGGGAGCCAGGGTGTATTATACATAAGGCTGCATGCGTTCCTTCCCATTGCTTTGTAGCCTAATTTCCTATGGGCCTCCATATCTCCACTGTCATCTCTCCATTGTCATCTCCCCATTATGTGGTCATGGAAGGGACTTACCAAGGTGGACAGCAGGAGATCATCTTCTACAAGTGAGCAAAGAAAAAGGTGCAAAAAATGACTGTGAAAAGGTACCGTTCCTAGTACCCTTACAGCTGAAATTCATCAAAAATGTCCAGCCAAATCTGATATCAGTTGAGAATGTTGTTGGTAGATGTTAGTTTAATCATATCAGTTTGAGTTTCATAACTCTGCAGCATCCTGGCCTGATCAACTAATGAGACTCCGTTTTGGCTTTCTGCACCTAAGTATTGCAAGGATTAACAGTGTCAGTTTCAGAATACATGTACAGGCTGTAATACTCTCAGTGCCGCCCAGAAGACACAATGTTAGGTCTACAGAATGTAGATCTAATGAGACTACAAATACACATATTGTACACATCAAGATCACTTCCCAACCTGACCTACTAAGGGAACCAAAGACTCAGTGTAATATAACTAAGATAAACTGCACATTAAATGCTGTCCAGATACTGTAGGAGGATATATGAATTCAAATATGATCAGCATCTCTTCGAGGAAAAAAGGTGTTTACGCTATTGATGCACGCTGTTACATATGAGCTAAATAGTTAAAAGCTGATGTAATAAAATACTGCTTACTGTTTTGACATGATTGTGTCGTGATAGGGGGGCATCTATGAAAGATACATGTCTAACATAACCCCATGAAGACAGTATGCTAATAGAGAGATAAATCATGTCAGAAACATGGCTGTTTTGTTGAAATGTTGATGACGGAATTTTACATAAAGTATCTAGCATACCTTTAGTTAGTTGTCAAGTCAACAGGAAATTGAGTGGTGCCCTGGAAAATGTTGTCAATTCATAAAAGTGGTCTACTAAAAGTACATCGCCCCAAAAATATAATCCAACAGAATATTTATTGGTGTTTCACATGTAAGGGTCACCAGCTGATTGGTCAAAACGTTGTAGTGAGCTAGTACATTTGTAGTAGGTTCTCAACGAAACAACATAGTCAGGGCTGTATACTGTAAGTGACTGAAATGACAACGTGAAGGTTGTAGGTGCATTCCCAAACTTGACCAGACATGCTACATTTTTAAGACTTCACAGCTTCAAGGGCCCCAATGAAACTTTTTAACTACTTTGTCTAATAAACAGGAAACTATTGAGACTAATTTCCTCCCAACACTTTGGAGAGTCAATATTAGCTTACATGTATCGGCAAGATGATGACATGTCAATTGAAATTCTCCTGACAGTAAATGTTAGGCTGAAATGGTGCACCTCAGATTTGCAGCTGTATATCCCTCTTGGACATGCTCTGATGGAATGGAGAGACGTGTAGAACACGATTCTGTTTCTCCACATGATATGCCTCCATCACCTCCATAGCGAAGGCATCATCACCCTCATCCTAAAGGAAACCACTGGAAACTCACAAGCACCATAAGCAAGTATTGATGTTATACtcatcaaacacaaacacatcattCAATTGCCTGAAATAACATACAACCATCTTCCAGCTGCTCAGAGCACTCCAATATAGCACAGAGAGTTTCTTTGCAAAATCCATTAGACATGTTCTTGTTCTGAAGTCAAGCAGCAGAGACTTCCTGAATCAGACCTGAGATACCATGTGTCTCGGCGTACCCTGGTGGTACAGGGCCCACCTGTTGCCAGTCTTCTGGCAACTGAGTTCCACACTGGACAAATGCTTAATCTGTGGTTTACACTGCCATGATGGATGACCTTTCAACGGGAACACCTGGAAAACTGCCCCTCTAACTTTCGAAATGTGAGATGAAGGCTCTTCAACAGGAGTGTTCTGGCcctggtttcccaaaagcatcttaaggctcaAAGGTTCTAACAATGAACTTAGCCTCAAAACCCTCTTGAGTCTAAGCCTTTAGAGGGCAATATCTACTaaactaacatatggaattgttttaagatgatcATACCATttactgttattagcccatagaaacgcattgaataataCTTTTATACGTGGAAAAACTGAAAGtccaaaaataaatcaaaatgaaacatgttttgatgtgcctgtcctatatctgaggacagggcggcagcgtagcctagtggttagagcgttggactagtaaccggaaggttgcgagttcaaacccccgagctgacaaggtacaaatctgtcgttctgcccctgaacaggcagttaacccactgttcccaggccgtcattgaaaataagaatgtgttcttaactgacttgcctggttaaataaaggttaaataaaaataaataaaaaaaataagaaaactcaggacaaaaaaaagaaaaacatgtaGAGACATATTTTACCCCTGGAGTTTTGGCACATTCTACTCCCTATTCACTTCTATTAATTTGAACTTCCTGAATCTTGTGGAGCAAAACAGCCAATGTCCGTTTTCGTGAGTCTCAGCTTTCTGTTGTGGGGTCATATTAGGGTCAAACCGTTGACtctacagacgttttcgtgaaAAGTTACTCTAGTTACTCTCAGACAATCCTCCAACGTCTGACAAACACTGATCTCGTGAAGCGACTGTGTACCGCAAAGGCGAATGGCCAATACTGGCtcagtggattgagacacagcccatgcaaaaaacagGACGTCTCTGGCATAAACACATGGTTCTATTTAATAAAACGTGATGACATCACTGATTTCAGCGCGGGCCAAACTGACACTCTCTCCCACTTTTCATTTTCCGGGtcaaggagggaaggaggacagaggagtcgAGGAGAGGATAGGACTTTTGCCCAATTGAGAATCTCCCCTACTCTTCTTACATAGCCTGTAGTATACTTTGGATGGAAGGGCTGGTACTCCAACTGTAGAGAATACCCTCTCCCTCTTGCGATGACCACTTTTCCATCTTAATATAATTAATGACATCAATAAGATAATATTATTTTCCTCTTTTGCCCACATAATCCAGCCTCAGACATGTTGGAGTCATTGTACAATAACACAGGTAGATTTTGTTTTGTTGGCTTGTTAGTAATGTAAACCCATTCCGGCGGTTCTTCACGGTTAACTGAAGATGAAATAAAGCATGTTCCTCTCTTTAAACCTTAATATCACTGCCCTCAATTTGAACCTCACAATAACAAACCAGCTTCTTGCTATTGGCACGGTGCATCTGTGGAGTGGTAATGGTTTATAATTCCATGCAATAAACGGCAATTAACATGATCACTTGTGCGGTTGGCCACATAGATTAGTATGATGCTTTGCTGAGGCGAGTGATCAGGCTGACTGAGAAAGTGTGAGTGGAATAATAACAAGATTTTTCATGGAGAGAATTGGCCAGGACAGAACAGAACTTCCTCTGAAATGAAGGAACCCCACAGAGCAAAGTAGAGGAGAGCTCCGCTTCCACAGCCCAGGATGCTGCAGGCCTGCAGCTACAGCTGAGGTGTCATCAAGAAGATGGGAGAAAAGGATGGCCACCTATGTGGGTCTCTCACAGGGATATCTAATAAACACACTGTAAAGAGGTAAACCGTTGACtctacagacgttttcgtgaaAAGTTACTCTAGTTACTCTCAGGCAATCCTCTAACATCTGACAAACACTGATCTCGTGAAGCGACTGAAGACAGGAGAGACCCTCGTGTGCTCCCCCACAGGACCTGTTTCTGTCTCCACTCCAATGGGCCTGGTATGTGGAACAGGGCAACCCATCGTAACCTATTTGTATgttagggctggattcaatccgttTTGCAGAAGATCCGTGTTAAAATGTAAAGGTAATGCAGCAGTTACCGTGAACGCAGTCTCCACGAAcacaggaacattgcctttaaatttcaatcactaCAGTATAGCGAGGATCTTCCACAATACTTCTGcaatacggattgaatccagcccttaaCCTACACTCGGGAAAGAGATccgagaagaagaagaagaagaaggaggcaTTAAATGATAAATATGTCTTTTGATTGTATTTTGCATGTGAGCGAAAGACAGATTTCACAACAGAAGCACATCCAACACAGCTGTTAATTCATTCTCAAACATGAGAACAGACCTGTTGATGTTGTGGGAGTTATGATTCGTTTTCGTGTTTGTCTACAATCATAACCATATGTTTTCACTTAAAGATATGCAAGCAAACATCTTGTGAAATGTACAGGCATTGAGACATTGTCTCATTACAGAATTATAAATAAAACACATGGGACTCATGAATTTAACAAGCCTCAATCTACCAGATATAGAATAATGCATGTCATGCGATAACTGTCTAGGCCTGAAACACAATCAAAAACAGGCACACAATGTGTACTGTTCTTTTTTATTCACATTTATGTTCCAGATCTTTCCACTACAAGAGGTCGTTTTGTTGGTTACTTCATTATGAACCAACATTATGCCTTCTGGATGACACTTAAACCTGCTAGTAACAAGGCATACAAAAACGTAATCAAATAACGCATGACTTCACAACTGACATTAGGCACAGACTGACACAAACTGTTATTTTGAAAAGACATTTGACTATAACAGTATGCTGCTAGCCATAACAGTAACCATTGGCTAAGGGTAGCTGCATGCCAGATGAGTAATCATTGGCTGCTAGCCATAACACAAACCGTTGGCTATCAGTAGCTGCTAGCCATAACAGTAACCATTGGCTAACATTAGCTGCTAGCCAAAAGAGCAACCAATGGCTAAAAGTAACTGCTAGCCATAACAGCAACTATTGGCCAACAGTAACTGTTATTGATTTAAGTAGCTAGCATGCTTCAACAGAATTGTGATAAACACTTTGCTGAACAATTTGTGAATTACAATTAAGAATTGTACACTTGATTTTGTAttctataataatataatgttcTCAATGATATATCATAATAAAAAAGAAAACAGTGGAGGAATTGTTACAGGAAAATAAGTTAGTAAAAACGTTTtgtgcttttattataaagatCAGTGACATTTGAAGACAACTAGGACCAGTTTAAATAAAATGTGTCAAATAAACTTTCAAATAAAAGCATTTTTACATAATATATAGCTATTGGTGTATTTTTCAAATGAACCATGAGAATGGGATGTTGTTTTAAGGCCTACAGTACAACTTTCTAGAGCAGATTTGTTCAAGAAAGTAAAATGGGTGAATCTCAGTCTTTCACAGTGGAGATTGGATGCATATTTACATTGAAGCATTTTGACTTTGATTTTAATACATTTATTAACAAaaaatctcctctctctcccaatccacccctcccccactcctccttTCATGATACATCCATGTAGCTTGGTCAAAAGTTTCCTCTTTGCCTCTATGGGTGTCTTCTCAACCtctggagtgcattctgatgtgATCCAttggttgtgttgttgtttaGCAGAGAGCACCCAGTGGTCTGACACACACCTGGGACTCCTCGTAGTCCTGGGTGATCTCTTAGTCCAGGCCGGCCTACATggcctctctcgccctctcgtcCTGGTGTGCCATTGAAAGGTCTTCCACGTTGGCCTGGTGGGTAAAGGAGGGGAAATGGCTGTTAGCTAATAGTGGGTAGATAATGACTGTACCTACCAACTACTACACAGCTTTGAGAGTTTGCAGTAGACTTTATGATGACTTCCCATGTCCATTTGCATTGGAAAAAGGACATTATTCAACATGTACCCTTCTACTTACCAAGAAaccagcatctgttgttacagtATATAATAATTACAATAGAACTGGGCCTGTCAAAACTATTGTTGGATTTCCTTTGATAAGCTGTAAATGATTATTCAGACGATAAAAAGGATGCAACGTGAAATGTGACGTTACCCTTTGGTCCCTGGTCTCCGATATAGCCAGGTAGGCCATGGCCCTTTGGTCCCTGGTCTCTGATATAGCCAGGCAGGCCATGGCCCTTTGGTCCCTGGTCTCCGATATAGCCAGGTAGGCCATGGCCCTTTGGTCCCTGGTCTCCGATATAGCCAGGTAGGCCATGGCCCTTTGGTCCCTGGTCTCTGATATAGCCAGGCAGGCCATGGCCCTTTGGTCCCTGGTCTCCGATATAGCCAGGTAGGCCATGGCCCTTTGGTCCCTGGTCTCTGATATAGCCAGGCAGGCCATGGCCCTTTGGTCCCTGGTCTCTGATATAGCCAGGCAGGCCATGGCCCTTTGGTCCCTGGTCTCTGATATAGCCAGGCAGGCCATGGCCCTTTGGTCCCTGGTCTCCGATATAGCCAGGTAGGCCATGGCCCTTTGGTCCCTGGTCTCTGATATAGCCAGGCTGGCCATGGCCCTTTGGTCCCTGGTCTCCGATATAGCCAGGTAGGCCATGGCCCTTTGGTCCCTGGTCTCTGATAAAGCCAGGCAGGCCATGGCCCTTTGGTCCCTGGTCTCTGATATAGCCAGGCAGGCCATGGCCCTTTGGACCCTGGTCTCCGATATAGCCAGGCAGGCCATGGCCCTTTGGTCCCTGGTCTCCGATATAGCCAGGCAGGCCATGGCCCTTTGGTCCCTGGTCTCCGATATAGCCAGGCAGGCCATGGCCCTTTGCTCCCTCGTCTCCTTCGTCTCCTTGATCACCTGGGAACAAGACACAACGTTCTCAAAACATGAAGGACATCAGGAAAACCCATGAATTTACCACCCCAAAATATGCATGCCCCCAGGACTGAGCTGGTACACAGGAACACGTTGTCCATGTTGATTAACAACCATGTGTTACTGAGATCATTGCtggatacattttaaaaaacggcTTGTAAAATATTCTTCAATTTCATTAGCTTGGCTGGGGAAATGTACCATAAGTGTGACGTCATTGTTAGGCCCTAAAACAATACATTAGAATTCACCACAAGAACACACACAACGCCATAATTAGTTATGGCTACACATCTGCTTCATTCAACTTTTGGTTGACATGATATTTCTTTTCATATTTGTAGGCAAATTAAGAACCAGTTTTATTGTTTACttttaaacaaatacatattGATGCACGTCATGACTGATCTAAACATACTGTCATGGGCCCGATTTCAACCCTAGTGTGTAAATGGAACATCATTTTgcttttatgcacttttctctctatgcctattctgaccttgaatttaagcatgagaataACGTTTTATTCACCAGGTATTCGTTTGGGGTGGAGATTGAATAAATTAAGGTGTggcggaggtgtgtctacagatttGCAGTATTCTAACCTTGACGTAATTCCAGAATAATTCCACCAAGAAAGCATCAATAGACGAGGGTATAGCCTACTATTGTACACTGTTATCCCTATTATAATTATATGTGTACTAATCTTCCAACATTACCATGGGTTGAAGAACTGAATGTGGCCCTTTTCAAAgcactgttttatttctttcatgcgtaaaggctctccaaacctgttttttaTGATTCATAAATACTCTCCTAAACCTAAATAATGTATAAGATCAGAGTATCAATTGGTGCTGAAACAGAGACGAATATGCATATACTGCATTTagatggctttctttcattgatccctaatatCTGAACCTGTTCTCTCATGTCTGTGGGCTAAAATCTAACTAACAGGTACACCGTATTTAAAGGGACGGCTTAAGATAAAATAATAAAGATAAatgaaaaccctattgaatgaaaatcttttggccagcaagtgggagggttttcagtggttgaattaaatgtattcagagcgcgcaaggtagccacacatgcagagcgTGTTACATGACTGAATAAGGTAAGAATACCAAATACTGAAAAGTGCGTAGGAAAGTTTTGTTAGCAAagcgccttataccacccaccactgcgacctgtatgctctagttagCTGGCCCTTGCAaaatattcgtcgccagacccactggctccaggtcatctataagtctatgctaggtaaaggtccgccttatctcagctcactggtcacgataacaacaccaaCCTGTAGCACAAGCTCCAGCAGGAATATCTCACTGGCcattcccaaagccaacacctcctttgaccgcctttccttccagttctctgctgccagtgactggaacgaattgcaaaaatcgctggagACTTAcctttccctcactaactttaaacatcagctgtcagagcagctatccgatcgctgcagctgtacatagtccatctgtaaatagcccactcaatctacctacctcacccccatattgtttttatttactttgctgatcttttgcacaccagtatcactacacaccatcatctgctcatctatcactccagtgttagtctgttaaattgtaattactttgctactatggcctatttattgccttacctcctcatgccatttgcacacactctatatagccttttttgttgttgtattctattgtgttattgactgtacggttgtttattccatgtgtaactctgtgttgtttctgtcgcactgctttgctttgtcttgaccaggtcgcagttgtaaatgagaacttgatctcaactagcttacctggttaaataaaggtgaaataaaaaatgtaataaaaaaaatgcAGAGATCAATTTAGTTCTGTCAGTCATTCATTTGCACAGTATTTCTCACCTGGCTGTCCTTGTTTGCCTGTGTCTCCCGCCTCCCCATAGAATCCTGGTTGTCCAATCTCTCCATTCATACCGTCAATACCATTACCGCCCTAAAACCACATCAATCTATAGCCTTGAGGAAGGTGCAGAGCTTTGACAGAGATATAATGTTAGACATTTACACAATAAGATTTCTGTCTCCTGATCGCTGGCTGGTTATCGAAACTCACAACAGGATGCTTGACAGAAGCATTTGTATGCATTTGTGGTTTCATGAACTTCTATTAGCCTGAGAGATTCTGTGGTtcgaggtagaacccttttgggttgcaTTTAGgaccctttctacagagggttctacgtgaaacccaaaaaggttctccatggaaccaaaaagggtggtcctatggggacagcagaggaacacttttggaaccctttttttctaagagtgtggaaAACGTTAGTTTGGGGAACCTGAACAGGGTCTGTCTTAGTGCATAATACATGTGGAAAAGGCTTTCCACTCCAGGGATGCTGGTGAATCCCTCCAAGAACCGTTCAACCCAGAGCAAGTGCTTCGTCTGTGACTTCTTATGTTGTCTTCACAGGGACGTGGAAAGTCTGAATGTTTTCATTCCAATCTATACTGCCAAATACTTTAGCTTTCTTACTCCTGGCGCTATGTAAGCATTTAACTTGGCCTgggaaacacagaaacacaataATGTATTGAGTGTGCACTTCAACAGTGTTCCTGACCAAAACAACCTATACATGTAATGAGGCTTAAAGGAATATTCTTGGCATCCTCCAGACAGTTTCCATGTTCAGTTGTTAGAGGATTTCTAAGATAATAATAaaaccagtacacacacacacacacacacacacacacacacacacacacacacacacacacacacacacacacacacacacacacacacacacacacacacacacacacacacacacacacacacacacacacagcatagtaACTCTAAAACATGACACTCACTGGAGGTCCCGGTGTTCCCTTCTGTCCTGTGGGACCGGGGGCACCCAAGGGGACGTCCCCGTAGAGTGGGCACACGGCAGCACATGTCCTCTTCACAGAGTTGGCAAAGGTAGACATCTGTTCCAGCACCACTCTCTTGCAGACCTCAATCACGTGTTGAGAGGGAACGGTTGGGCCCTGTGGAAACAAGTCATGACTGCATCCATTACTTGGAGATTACTCAACAGTGGGACAATGACATGCGATATGGAATATAACATTACAGGACAGGGCAGGCCCGACCAATGCAAGGCTCTTTGAGGAAATCGGT encodes the following:
- the LOC109898907 gene encoding uncharacterized protein LOC109898907, producing MERLDNQDSMGRRETQANKDSQVIKETKETREQRAMACLAISETRDQRAMACLAISETRDQRAMACLAISETRVQRAMACLAISETRDQRAMACLALSETRDQRAMAYLAISETRDQRAMASLAISETRDQRAMAYLAISETRDQRAMACLAISETRDQRAMACLAISETRDQRAMACLAISETRDQRAMAYLAISETRDQRAMACLAISETRDQRAMAYLAISETRDQRAMAYLAISETRDQRAMACLAISETRDQRAMAYLAISETRDQRANVEDLSMAHQDERAREAM